The DNA sequence CGTGGCCCTGCGGCGGGTCGCACAGCAGCAGCGTGCCGCGCGGGTCACCGTGGCGGGCGTCGCCCCTGGTGACCGTCAGGAAGAGCCAGTTCCCCGAGTCCGACTCCTGGGCCGCCGCCTGCGCCGGGGTCGCGCCGAGGAGGAGCATGGCGGCCGCCGCCAGCAGGCCGCCCCGTACCGCTTTCGCCGTGATTGATTGCGTCATTCCCGATGCATCGGCACGGCGGCCCCGGCATTCCACCCCGACTCACCCGAACGGGAGCACGCGGGCGCGTACCGTCCGGCGAGTTCGAACGCGGCGAGTACCACCCGCGCCTGGTACTCCACCTGACGCGCGACCGGTATCCAGCGGGCCCCGCAGCCGTCGCGGTAGTCGTCGCACCACGCGTCGAGGAGCCGGTCCAGTTCCGGCAGCACCCCGGCAGGGTCGTGCCCGGCGCCCGTCACGAGCTGGTGCAGCAGCCCGGCGGTGCGCAGGGCGAGGCGCCGCCCGGCGATGCGCAGGGCGGCCAGATGGGCGGTGCTGAGCGGGGGAAGGGGGTGTACGCCGACCGGGTCCCCGATGTCGGGGTCCCAGGTGTTCGCGAGCCCGGGACAGACCAGTAAATAGTCGTCCACCGGGGCGAGCAGCCGGGCCGATTCCGGTCCGGCGGGCAGGTGGGGCCGCAGGCGTTCCAGCAGCCGCTGCAGCAGGAGGGTGTCGTGACGGAGGGTGTGGCTCACCCTGCGCAGGACCGTTTCCTCATCAGCGGCCGGAGCACCGTCCTGGACGGCCGCCACACCCCACATGGGGGCCTCCACGACCGCCGTGACCGTGCCGTGCCGGTACGGATGGAACCACGTCGACTCCACGGCCGCCTCGGTGATGGCGGCGGCCAGGTCGCCCCGGCGGGGCCTGGGGATCCGGTAGACGGCGGGTCCCAGTTCCGGCCAGTACAGGGTGTCGTAGGGGCCGAGCTCGCGCGGGATGCCTAGGCGGGCCGCCGTGTGCGCGATGCGCTGGGCAAGGCCGGGCAGGTCATGGGTCAGCTCGACGAAGCCGCCGCCGACGTCGACGCCGTGCAGGGAGCACTGCAGGAAGGGCCGCAGTTCGTCCTGGAGTTCGAGCAGGGCGCGGGTCTCGGGCAGCGTGGCGGCGTCCGCGCCGTCCGGCAGCCATTCGGGCTGTTCCAGGAAGCCGGGCCGGAAGAAGTGCCGGAAGTAGTCGGCGAGGGCGTACGGGCCGTGCAGCCACCCCTCGTTGCGGCGCAGGCCGTCGGGGTCGAGGCACAGCAGCAGGTTCCAGGTGGCGTTGGCGCCCTCGTGCAGACGGGGGTCGGCGAGCACCCGTTCGGCCAGCCTGAGGACGGTGGCGCCGCCCACCGGCTCGTTGGCGTGCGGGCCGGCCACGACGAGGGCCTGGCGGCTGCCGTGGCCGACGGACAGCAGCCACAGAGGCGTGCCCGCGCGGGACGTGCCGACACGGCGCAGTCGTGCGTCACGGGGGCGGCGGGCGACGAGCGCGGCCGCCCGGGCGCTCAGCTCGTCGACGGTCGGGTAGCGGAGGAGTGGCGGCAGGGCACACCTCCACAATGCGGTGCCGTCGGTTCACCTGGTGTACATGGTGTACGCACAGTCAGTCACGACTTGGCCAGTACGTCAACACCACCGAGGGCAAAGGGACTTGAGTCAACGTTTCAAGTAGAGGGAGGACCCAAGCCGCTGGTCGGCTCAGTTCGCGGCGAGCCGGAACGACATCCGGCCGAAGCCGACCTGGTCGCCCTCGCGGACCACGACGGCACCGATGACGCGCCTGCCGTTGACCGTGGTGCCGTTGGTGGAGCCGAGGTCACGCAGGACCCACAGGCCCGCCTGGTGGCTCAGTTCGGCGTGCACCCGGGACACCGTCTCGTGCGTCAGCCGCAGCCCGTTGGCGGGGTCGCGGCCTATGCGCAGCGGATGACCGGCCCCGGGGTGGGGCAGCAGCAGCTTGGGCAGCCGCTCGGCCTGCCACGCCCTGCGCAGCCGTACCGTGAAGCCGGAGACGGCCTCGACGGTGCCGAACACCAGACGGGACAGACGGCTCTCGGAGGGCAGGTCGGCGGTGAGCGCCGCGAGCTCGTCCGCGCGGCGGGCGGAGAGGGCGAGTTCCATCCGGCGCACGAACGTGTCGTGCGACAGCCGTCCCATGGCGACGCCGTCACGCAGCACCTTCAGCGCCTTGTCGCGCTCCACGTCGGAGAGCCGCGCGGGGTACGTGTTGAACTCGAAAGACGACGTCACGCTGCTGATTGTCGGTCAGTGGCCCCCCGGTGTCCAGAAAACGGGGAAACGGCCACCACACGCGCGTGATCACCGAGACCGGCCACGACACCCCGCCGCAAAAGGGAAGATTCAAAAGCGGATTGATCTCGTTTGAAGCACCATGGACGGGCTACATCACGGTGAGCAGACGAAGGGGAACCGTCCGTGCAGTTCGAGGTGTGGGCACCGCAGGCCGGCCGTGTGACGCTCCATTGCGAGGGCGCCACGCGCGCGTTGGAGCGAGATCCTGATCGAGCGGGATGGTGGTGGGGGGAGGCCGAGGCGCGGGACGGGACGCGGTACGGGTTCGCGCTGGACGACGGGCCGGTGCTGCCCGATCCGCGTTCGCGCCGGCAGCCGGACGGCCCGGACGGGCTCAGTTCGGTCGTCGACCACAGCCGCTACGAGTGGCGTACCGAGTGGGCCGGGCGGCCACTGCCCGGTGCGGTGCTGTACGAGCTGCACGTGGGCACGTACACGCGTGAGGGCACGCTGGACGCGGCTGCCGAGCGGCTCGGGCATCTCGTCGAACTGGGCATCACCCACGTCCAGTTGATGCCCCTGTGCCCCTTCCCCGGGCGACACGGCTGGGGCTACGAGGGCGTCTCGCTGTGGGCCGTGCACGAACCGTACGGCGGCCCCGAGGCGCTGAAACGCTTCGTCGACCGGGCCCATGAACTGGGCCTGGGTGTGGTCCTCGACGTCGTGCACAACCACTTCGGCCCGTCCGGGAACTATCTGCCCGCCTTCGGCCCCTACCTCACGGACACGCATCAGACGCCGTGGGGCTCCGCGGTCAACCTGGACGCGCCCGGCTCGGACGAGGTGCGCACGTTTCTCGTGGAGGGCTCACTGGCCTGGCTGCGGGACTACCGGATCGACGGGCTGCGCCTGGACGCGGTGCACGCGCTGGTGGACACGCGCGCGTGCCACTTCCTGGAGGAGCTGTCGACGGCCGTCGACGCCCTCTCCGCCGAACTGGGCCGGCCGCTGTCCCTGATCGCGGAGACCGACCTGAACGACCCTCGGCTCATCACCGCACGCGCGGAGGGCGGCCTCGGTCTGCACGCCCAGTGGAACGACGACTTCCACCACACCCTGCACACCGCGCTGACCGGCGAGTCCCAGGGCTACTACGCCGACTTCGCGCGTGCCCCGGTGGCGGGCCTCGCCAAGACCCTCACCGGCGGCTACTTCCACGACGGCACGTACTCGAGCTTCCGGGGCCGCCGCCACGGGCGCCCTCTGGACCGTACGCGCGTGGGGGCGCACCGCCTCCTCGGCTACAGCCAGACCCACGACCAGGTCGGCAACCGGGCCCAGGGCGACCGGCTCGCGGCCGTCCTCTCCCCCGGGCTGCTGGCCTGCGCGGCCACGCTGACGCTGACGGCGCCGTTCACGCCGATGCTGTTCATGGGCGAGGAGTGGGCCGCGGGCACGCCCTGGCAGTTCTTCACCGACCACACCGATCCGGAACTCGCCGAAGCCGTACGGCGCGGCAGGCGTCGGGAGTTCGCGGCGCACGG is a window from the Streptomyces sp. NBC_00299 genome containing:
- a CDS encoding M14 family zinc carboxypeptidase; translated protein: MWRCALPPLLRYPTVDELSARAAALVARRPRDARLRRVGTSRAGTPLWLLSVGHGSRQALVVAGPHANEPVGGATVLRLAERVLADPRLHEGANATWNLLLCLDPDGLRRNEGWLHGPYALADYFRHFFRPGFLEQPEWLPDGADAATLPETRALLELQDELRPFLQCSLHGVDVGGGFVELTHDLPGLAQRIAHTAARLGIPRELGPYDTLYWPELGPAVYRIPRPRRGDLAAAITEAAVESTWFHPYRHGTVTAVVEAPMWGVAAVQDGAPAADEETVLRRVSHTLRHDTLLLQRLLERLRPHLPAGPESARLLAPVDDYLLVCPGLANTWDPDIGDPVGVHPLPPLSTAHLAALRIAGRRLALRTAGLLHQLVTGAGHDPAGVLPELDRLLDAWCDDYRDGCGARWIPVARQVEYQARVVLAAFELAGRYAPACSRSGESGWNAGAAVPMHRE
- a CDS encoding DUF1707 and FHA domain-containing protein, with amino-acid sequence MTSSFEFNTYPARLSDVERDKALKVLRDGVAMGRLSHDTFVRRMELALSARRADELAALTADLPSESRLSRLVFGTVEAVSGFTVRLRRAWQAERLPKLLLPHPGAGHPLRIGRDPANGLRLTHETVSRVHAELSHQAGLWVLRDLGSTNGTTVNGRRVIGAVVVREGDQVGFGRMSFRLAAN
- the treZ gene encoding malto-oligosyltrehalose trehalohydrolase → MQFEVWAPQAGRVTLHCEGATRALERDPDRAGWWWGEAEARDGTRYGFALDDGPVLPDPRSRRQPDGPDGLSSVVDHSRYEWRTEWAGRPLPGAVLYELHVGTYTREGTLDAAAERLGHLVELGITHVQLMPLCPFPGRHGWGYEGVSLWAVHEPYGGPEALKRFVDRAHELGLGVVLDVVHNHFGPSGNYLPAFGPYLTDTHQTPWGSAVNLDAPGSDEVRTFLVEGSLAWLRDYRIDGLRLDAVHALVDTRACHFLEELSTAVDALSAELGRPLSLIAETDLNDPRLITARAEGGLGLHAQWNDDFHHTLHTALTGESQGYYADFARAPVAGLAKTLTGGYFHDGTYSSFRGRRHGRPLDRTRVGAHRLLGYSQTHDQVGNRAQGDRLAAVLSPGLLACAATLTLTAPFTPMLFMGEEWAAGTPWQFFTDHTDPELAEAVRRGRRREFAAHGWAEEDVPDPQDPATRDRSCLDWSELESEPHARVLAWYRRLIALRHEQPDLTDPDLADTKVAYDEQGRWLAFRRGDVRAAVNLSKEAATIPLGPRQAAVLAAWEPVEAPGADGVLHVPGESGVVLLQG